A region from the Linepithema humile isolate Giens D197 chromosome 1, Lhum_UNIL_v1.0, whole genome shotgun sequence genome encodes:
- the LOC105669658 gene encoding fatty acyl-CoA reductase wat-like isoform X2, whose protein sequence is MCNFCGFTVIHFMQVFERLKDKQPNFRDQIISITGDCNHPNLGISSEDRATLIREVSIVFHISSTVKFDEKLKLVLTINVGGTKDVLNLCKEIHNLKLFVYVSTAYANCLQNVIEEKFYDAPMDSDELLALMECTDDKLADITPQFLEKRPNTYTFTKAMAEDVIRKQ, encoded by the exons atgtgtaatttttgtgGATTTACCGTTATTCACTTTATGCAGGTATTTGAAAGACTTAAAGACAAGCAACCGAACTTTCGGgatcaaataatttctataacgGGAGATTGTAACCACCCGAATCTCGGAATATCTTCGGAAGATCGGGCTACTCTCATTCGAGAAGTTTCGATTGTCTTCCATATCTCGTCAACAGTAAAATTCGATGAGAAGTTGAAATTAGTACTAACAATTAATGTCGGAGGTACGAAAGACGTTCTAAATCTTTGTAAGGAAATCCATAATCTAaag TTATTTGTGTATGTATCAACCGCATATGCAAACTGTCTGCAAAACgtgatagaagaaaaattttacgacgCGCCAATGGATTCCGACGAACTACTCGCTTTGATGGAATGCACGGATGATAAATTGGCCGATATAACACCACA atttttagaaaaacgGCCAAATACctatacttttacaaaagcGATGGCGGAGGATGTGATTAGGAAGCAG taa
- the LOC136997329 gene encoding cytochrome P450 4C1-like isoform X2 has product MFVTVTLITLICLGVNYILSNFWHRPFIKKINTLPGPTGYPLVGSTFYFLGIITNEIMQIVNTLVNDFSSPFRIWFGNTAYIGVYDGEHIKAVLQSRCFKKSSLYKVFKPALGTGLITSHVSLWSSNRKMVERIFSLNNLRIYCNIFVDQSLVLTGELEKVEQNGNEIILLDFLYRCNLNIACETMMDIKLEPQFINRMLEVMISVKKIWYYRLNNIFLHPNVIFNLSTTKWKQQKQLNSVTLLLDEIKQKKHILDKSEATKSNSNTFLFDVLLEALHKERITLQECDDHMFTMLFTEKAYKELSEIYGTESPKSVPIEYDDLQKMEYLNRVIKETMRLFPAAPFIGRILTEDLKIGETILPKGADVIMSILHMHRNEKHWSNPLMFDPDRFLPEKKAHCSKYFMPFSTGLRNCIGQKYATISVKVILATMIRTFEFKIDKNIKIDEIKLNTDISMCTVDPLKVKIKKREY; this is encoded by the exons ATGTTTGTAACTGTtacattaataactttaatttgcCTTGGAGTAAACTACATTTTGTCGAATTTCTGGCATCGaccttttattaaaaaaataaacactcTGCCAGGTCCAACAGGATATCCACTCGTTGGAAgtactttctattttttaggAATAATTACTAACg aaattatgcaaattgtgAATACACTAGTGAACGATTTTTCATCTCCATTTCGAATCTGGTTTGGCAATACTGCATATATCGGTGTATACGACGGAGAACAcataaag GCTGTTTTGCAAAGTCGATGCTTCAAGAAAAGTTCactttataaagtttttaaaccAGCATTGGGCACAGGACTTATAACATCTCATG tatCTTTATGGAGCTCAAATCGAAAAATGGTGGAGAGAATTTTTTCTCTAAACAACTTACGAATCTactgtaatatatttgtagatCAATCATTAGTACTTACGGGCGAATTAGAAAAAGTTGAACAAAATGGAAATGAAATTATACTTCTTGACTTTCTATATAGATGTAATTTGAACATTGCGTGTG AAACTATGATGGACATCAAATTGGAACCACAATTCATAAACCGAATGCTTGAAGTAATGATAag cgtaaagaaaatttggtattatagattaaataacatatttttgcatCCAAATGTTATATTCAACCTTTCTACTACAAAATGGAAACagcaaaaacaattaaattctgTCACTTTGCTTTTAGATGAG ATAAAGCAGAAGAAACATATATTGGATAAATCTGAGGCAACCAAATCCAACAGTAACACATTTC TTTTCGATGTTCTATTGGAAGCATTGCATAAAGAAAGAATAACTTTACAAGAATGTGATGATCATATGTTTACAATGTTATTCAca GAAAAAGCATACAAAGAATTATCAGAAATTTACGGCACTGAATCTCCAAAATCTGTACCAATTGAATATGAtgatttgcaaaaaatggaatatttgAACCGTGTTATTAAAGAAACAATGAGACTCTTTCCTGCTGCTCCTTTTATTGGACGAATTTTAACAGAAGATTTAAAGATAG gAGAAACTATTTTACCTAAAGGAGCTGATGTAATTATGTCTATATTACATATGCACCGAAATGAGAAACATTGGTCGAATCCCTTGATGTTCGATCCAGATAGATTTCTCCCGGAAAAAAAAGCGCAttgttcgaaatatttcatgcCGTTTAGTACCGGACTCAGAAATTGTATTG GTCAGAAATATGCGACGATTTCTGTAAAAGTCATTCTAGCAACAATGATACGAAcgtttgaatttaaaatagataaaaatatcaaaatagatgaaataaaacttaatacaGACATATCAATGTGTACTGTAGATCCTctgaaagttaaaattaaaaaaagggaatattaa
- the LOC136997329 gene encoding cytochrome P450 4C1-like isoform X3 — translation MQIVNTLVNDFSSPFRIWFGNTAYIGVYDGEHIKAVLQSRCFKKSSLYKVFKPALGTGLITSHVSLWSSNRKMVERIFSLNNLRIYCNIFVDQSLVLTGELEKVEQNGNEIILLDFLYRCNLNIACETMMDIKLEPQFINRMLEVMISVKKIWYYRLNNIFLHPNVIFNLSTTKWKQQKQLNSVTLLLDEIKQKKHILDKSEATKSNSNTFLFDVLLEALHKERITLQECDDHMFTMLFTATDTAAVTINFVIFMLANFPEVQEKAYKELSEIYGTESPKSVPIEYDDLQKMEYLNRVIKETMRLFPAAPFIGRILTEDLKIGETILPKGADVIMSILHMHRNEKHWSNPLMFDPDRFLPEKKAHCSKYFMPFSTGLRNCIGQKYATISVKVILATMIRTFEFKIDKNIKIDEIKLNTDISMCTVDPLKVKIKKREY, via the exons atgcaaattgtgAATACACTAGTGAACGATTTTTCATCTCCATTTCGAATCTGGTTTGGCAATACTGCATATATCGGTGTATACGACGGAGAACAcataaag GCTGTTTTGCAAAGTCGATGCTTCAAGAAAAGTTCactttataaagtttttaaaccAGCATTGGGCACAGGACTTATAACATCTCATG tatCTTTATGGAGCTCAAATCGAAAAATGGTGGAGAGAATTTTTTCTCTAAACAACTTACGAATCTactgtaatatatttgtagatCAATCATTAGTACTTACGGGCGAATTAGAAAAAGTTGAACAAAATGGAAATGAAATTATACTTCTTGACTTTCTATATAGATGTAATTTGAACATTGCGTGTG AAACTATGATGGACATCAAATTGGAACCACAATTCATAAACCGAATGCTTGAAGTAATGATAag cgtaaagaaaatttggtattatagattaaataacatatttttgcatCCAAATGTTATATTCAACCTTTCTACTACAAAATGGAAACagcaaaaacaattaaattctgTCACTTTGCTTTTAGATGAG ATAAAGCAGAAGAAACATATATTGGATAAATCTGAGGCAACCAAATCCAACAGTAACACATTTC TTTTCGATGTTCTATTGGAAGCATTGCATAAAGAAAGAATAACTTTACAAGAATGTGATGATCATATGTTTACAATGTTATTCAca GCCACTGACACAGCTGCcgttacaataaattttgtgatttttatgCTCGCAAATTTCCCAGAAGTACAG GAAAAAGCATACAAAGAATTATCAGAAATTTACGGCACTGAATCTCCAAAATCTGTACCAATTGAATATGAtgatttgcaaaaaatggaatatttgAACCGTGTTATTAAAGAAACAATGAGACTCTTTCCTGCTGCTCCTTTTATTGGACGAATTTTAACAGAAGATTTAAAGATAG gAGAAACTATTTTACCTAAAGGAGCTGATGTAATTATGTCTATATTACATATGCACCGAAATGAGAAACATTGGTCGAATCCCTTGATGTTCGATCCAGATAGATTTCTCCCGGAAAAAAAAGCGCAttgttcgaaatatttcatgcCGTTTAGTACCGGACTCAGAAATTGTATTG GTCAGAAATATGCGACGATTTCTGTAAAAGTCATTCTAGCAACAATGATACGAAcgtttgaatttaaaatagataaaaatatcaaaatagatgaaataaaacttaatacaGACATATCAATGTGTACTGTAGATCCTctgaaagttaaaattaaaaaaagggaatattaa
- the LOC105669658 gene encoding fatty acyl-CoA reductase wat-like isoform X1 has protein sequence MCNFCGFTVIHFMQVFERLKDKQPNFRDQIISITGDCNHPNLGISSEDRATLIREVSIVFHISSTVKFDEKLKLVLTINVGGTKDVLNLCKEIHNLKLFVYVSTAYANCLQNVIEEKFYDAPMDSDELLALMECTDDKLADITPQFLEKRPNTYTFTKAMAEDVIRKQELLLVLVLDCCDRFIAMVRCQQM, from the exons atgtgtaatttttgtgGATTTACCGTTATTCACTTTATGCAGGTATTTGAAAGACTTAAAGACAAGCAACCGAACTTTCGGgatcaaataatttctataacgGGAGATTGTAACCACCCGAATCTCGGAATATCTTCGGAAGATCGGGCTACTCTCATTCGAGAAGTTTCGATTGTCTTCCATATCTCGTCAACAGTAAAATTCGATGAGAAGTTGAAATTAGTACTAACAATTAATGTCGGAGGTACGAAAGACGTTCTAAATCTTTGTAAGGAAATCCATAATCTAaag TTATTTGTGTATGTATCAACCGCATATGCAAACTGTCTGCAAAACgtgatagaagaaaaattttacgacgCGCCAATGGATTCCGACGAACTACTCGCTTTGATGGAATGCACGGATGATAAATTGGCCGATATAACACCACA atttttagaaaaacgGCCAAATACctatacttttacaaaagcGATGGCGGAGGATGTGATTAGGAAGCAG GAATTGTTGTTGGTGCTAGTATTGGATTGCTGCGATCGGTTCATTGCGATGGTTCGATGTCAACAGATGTGA
- the LOC136997329 gene encoding cytochrome P450 4C1-like isoform X1: MFVTVTLITLICLGVNYILSNFWHRPFIKKINTLPGPTGYPLVGSTFYFLGIITNEIMQIVNTLVNDFSSPFRIWFGNTAYIGVYDGEHIKAVLQSRCFKKSSLYKVFKPALGTGLITSHVSLWSSNRKMVERIFSLNNLRIYCNIFVDQSLVLTGELEKVEQNGNEIILLDFLYRCNLNIACETMMDIKLEPQFINRMLEVMISVKKIWYYRLNNIFLHPNVIFNLSTTKWKQQKQLNSVTLLLDEIKQKKHILDKSEATKSNSNTFLFDVLLEALHKERITLQECDDHMFTMLFTATDTAAVTINFVIFMLANFPEVQEKAYKELSEIYGTESPKSVPIEYDDLQKMEYLNRVIKETMRLFPAAPFIGRILTEDLKIGETILPKGADVIMSILHMHRNEKHWSNPLMFDPDRFLPEKKAHCSKYFMPFSTGLRNCIGQKYATISVKVILATMIRTFEFKIDKNIKIDEIKLNTDISMCTVDPLKVKIKKREY, encoded by the exons ATGTTTGTAACTGTtacattaataactttaatttgcCTTGGAGTAAACTACATTTTGTCGAATTTCTGGCATCGaccttttattaaaaaaataaacactcTGCCAGGTCCAACAGGATATCCACTCGTTGGAAgtactttctattttttaggAATAATTACTAACg aaattatgcaaattgtgAATACACTAGTGAACGATTTTTCATCTCCATTTCGAATCTGGTTTGGCAATACTGCATATATCGGTGTATACGACGGAGAACAcataaag GCTGTTTTGCAAAGTCGATGCTTCAAGAAAAGTTCactttataaagtttttaaaccAGCATTGGGCACAGGACTTATAACATCTCATG tatCTTTATGGAGCTCAAATCGAAAAATGGTGGAGAGAATTTTTTCTCTAAACAACTTACGAATCTactgtaatatatttgtagatCAATCATTAGTACTTACGGGCGAATTAGAAAAAGTTGAACAAAATGGAAATGAAATTATACTTCTTGACTTTCTATATAGATGTAATTTGAACATTGCGTGTG AAACTATGATGGACATCAAATTGGAACCACAATTCATAAACCGAATGCTTGAAGTAATGATAag cgtaaagaaaatttggtattatagattaaataacatatttttgcatCCAAATGTTATATTCAACCTTTCTACTACAAAATGGAAACagcaaaaacaattaaattctgTCACTTTGCTTTTAGATGAG ATAAAGCAGAAGAAACATATATTGGATAAATCTGAGGCAACCAAATCCAACAGTAACACATTTC TTTTCGATGTTCTATTGGAAGCATTGCATAAAGAAAGAATAACTTTACAAGAATGTGATGATCATATGTTTACAATGTTATTCAca GCCACTGACACAGCTGCcgttacaataaattttgtgatttttatgCTCGCAAATTTCCCAGAAGTACAG GAAAAAGCATACAAAGAATTATCAGAAATTTACGGCACTGAATCTCCAAAATCTGTACCAATTGAATATGAtgatttgcaaaaaatggaatatttgAACCGTGTTATTAAAGAAACAATGAGACTCTTTCCTGCTGCTCCTTTTATTGGACGAATTTTAACAGAAGATTTAAAGATAG gAGAAACTATTTTACCTAAAGGAGCTGATGTAATTATGTCTATATTACATATGCACCGAAATGAGAAACATTGGTCGAATCCCTTGATGTTCGATCCAGATAGATTTCTCCCGGAAAAAAAAGCGCAttgttcgaaatatttcatgcCGTTTAGTACCGGACTCAGAAATTGTATTG GTCAGAAATATGCGACGATTTCTGTAAAAGTCATTCTAGCAACAATGATACGAAcgtttgaatttaaaatagataaaaatatcaaaatagatgaaataaaacttaatacaGACATATCAATGTGTACTGTAGATCCTctgaaagttaaaattaaaaaaagggaatattaa